The sequence below is a genomic window from Deltaproteobacteria bacterium.
AAAGACGGTGAAGACAACTGGAAGGGCTGGATACCCCAGTCTCTGATGCCCCACGCGGACGACCCTGAGAAGGGCTGGCTGGGAACCTGCAATCACAAGACCGTCCCCCACGATTACCCCTACTACTACTCTTCGTACTTTTCCCCCTCCTATCGATACCGCAGGCTCAAGGAACTCATGGCCGATCCCGGAAAAAGAACGGTGGACGATCACTGGCAGTATCAGAGGGACGTGAAGAACCTCATGGCCCGGGCCGTAGCCCCGATTATGGCAAAGGGACTTCAGGCCCATGAGGACACCCGGGAGATGGGAGACATACTGGCCCGATGGAACTTCATGGACCGGCCGGACCTGGCGGCCCCAACCATTTTCCAGGCCACCTACATCAATTTCGCGAGACGGGTATTCGAAGACGAGCTGGGTCCCGAAACCGTCATGACCCTCCTCAACAACTGGTATTTCTGGGAGGAGCGCCTGGAGCGGATGGTGCTCGAGGGATCTTCCCCCTGGTTCGATGATCAGCGGACATCGGATCGGGTGGAAACCGCCGGCGATCTGTTCCACACGGCCGGTCAGATGACCCGCTCCCAGTTGACGCCGGAATTGGGCAAGGACCCGGAGGACTGGCTGTGGGGCAGGATTCACACCCTTGAACTGGTGAGTCCGTTGCGGCGAAAGGGGCCGGGTAAAGGGCTGTTGGGATCAGGTCCCATGGCCGCCGGCGGATCCGGGGAGACCCTCAACAGGGGATGGTACGATCTGGAGGCCCCCTTCGGGGTGACCCATTCGGCCTCCCTCCGCATGGTGGCGGACCTGTCCCAGGATGAGAAGGTGGCGGCCGTGCTTCCGGGGGGTGTCACCGGACGTCAGTTCAATCCTCACCAGAAGGATCAGGTGGGGGCATTCATGAACGGCGACAAGCTGTACTGGTGGTTCAGCGACGCCGCCATCGATGACCATACCCGCTCCACGCTTCACCTGAAGGCTGAAAAGCGTTAGCAGGACAGGTCAGATAAAAAGCTGCACATCCCAAATCGTCCGGGGTGTTCGGTCCGCTGAGAAAGGGCTGTTCGTTGCGCTACGCAATGAGCTGGTGCAGTCCCTGGATCAGGTCTTCGTATTCATCGCCCTTAAAACAGAACCTCAATTCCCGGAATTGCTCCCGTAACTTCAGGACCTGATCCAACACGCCGGCATTGTTGACAATCACATCATGCATCAACTGGGCGAGTGCTTGAAAATCCGCAGGCGCCATGCCGAACCGGGTCATCTCCGATACCCCCAGTCTGAGGGCCCCGGAGGCGGTGAACCCTTCCTCGTCGGTATTGGCCTGGTAATTACAGATGATGTTGTTGGCCTCCAGACGGTCTGCAATCTCCGGCCCCCGGCTGTACCCCACATCCACCACCACCTGGTGGGTCTCGGTGAAGTCGATGTCCGGGTCCCCGGCCACCTCCAGCCCCGTCTCCTTGAGTGCCCGGGCAAAGGCCTTGGCATTGGCAATGACCATGGGTTGATAGGCATCTTTAAAATGGTTCATCTCATAGGCGGCCATAAGGAGACCCAGGAGGGTTCCCAGGTGATGGTTGGACACGGATCCGGGAAAGGCCCGCCTCAGGAGAGACTCCCAGAGGGGGTATCGCTCATCCTGTTCCTCGAAAGCACAGCCCACCACCCCCCGCTGGGTACCGAAATAGGTCTTGTGGGTAGAGCCGGTGACCAGGTCCGCCCCCTCGGCAAAGGGCTCCTGAAAGTGAGGACCGATGAGACCCAGTACGTGGGCCATGTCGTACATCACGATGGACGGGATCCCCTGATCGTCCAGGAACTGCCGGATCTCCGACACCGGTTCCTTATGGAGGATCATGCTCTTGCCGAAGATAATGAGTTCGGGCCGGTAGCGATCGATCAGTTTCAGGGTGGCCGGGACATCCATCCGAAAGGGGTTGTCAACGAGGACAGGGAAGTTGACCACTGCCGGTCTCTCGGTCCGGGGATCCCGGGCCACATAGTCCTTCAAGGCCCCCATGGGCTGGGCGCTCAAGTGGCCCCCCTTACCGATATGGTTGTTCATGACCTGACGGATCCGTCTCGGCTCCTGTTTGCGATCGGCCCGGTTGAGGTAGTCCACCATGGCGCTGAACACGGCCGTGTTGGCCATCTGACCGCTGATGAGCCGTGTCTCCACCTCCCCGCACCCTAAAAAGGCCTTCATCTCTCTTTCCACCAGCTCTTCCACTTCACCGATGAACCGGGTCCCCTGGTAATAAAAGATGTCCGCCTGGTAGAAGGCCGGGGATTTTCTATGCTCTGCATAGCGGAAGGCCGGGTCCATCACCGAAAGGAGGCGGGCCATGGGGGAGAGGGTCATTTCAGAGGGGATCAGGTTGATGCATTCCTGCTGCCGCCATACGGTGTTGCGGACGGCCTTTTCCATAAGCCGCCTAGCCAGGGACGGCCGGTCGTTGGAAGGAAGGTCATGCCCTGCCGGTGAATAATCCAACAGGATGGGCCGGGCATAGGGGGGGGCCTCCGACCGCATGTGAAACGGCACCACCACGGCATCCACCCTCTTGCCGCGAATCTCCACAGAGAGGCGTTCGGCATCCGGGATATCGCTGTCAATGTAGCAGAGGGCGATGGAACGGAGTTCATGCTCCTCGACCAGTCTGGATTCGAGGCCTTCCCCTTCCACGCGCCAGAGGGGGACCGCGGTCCCGCTGGTCACATATCCCACCTCCTTGTTCCCCTTAAAGAGCGTGGCCCCTTCCCGGGCGATTCCCCGGCCGATGACGGCCAGGTGCCGGATCATGCGGGGGAGGTTCTGAATGGTGGAAAAATCCCCGGACAGGATGTGCTTGAGGGCGGCCTGCTGCCGGGTCAGGGCCTCCCTCCCGATGAAGTCCCCTTTGAGCGGGGAAAAGCTCACGGCGAATCTGGAGAGGGGGCAGGCCATGGCAGGGATCTCCCTGCCGTCACGGTCGTGGCCCAGTTCGTGGCCGTAGAGGGGGAGTCCTGCCTCCAGGCGGAGGGTATCCCGGGCCCCCAGACCGATGGGTGTGGCGCCCCTGGACAGGATCAGGTCCCACAGCATAAGTCCGTCCTTTCGGTCGGCAAAGAGTTCAAAGCAGAGGGGTTCGCCCGTATATCCGGTTCTGGAGACCTTTACCAAGGCGCCGGAAACGGTCACCTGGCTGACCGCATTGCGCATCGGTTCAGGAAGGCGACCCGCCGTGATGATCTCTTCCATCAGGGCGCGGGACCGGGGTCCCTGAAGGGCGAGCATGACGATCCCTTCACTCTGGTCGGTCAATTCCACATCATCAAATTCCCTTGACAGGGGGACCAGGTGATCCCAGTCCTTTTCCCGGTTGGCTGCATTGACCACCAACAGATATTCCTCCTCCACAAACCGGTAGAGATAGGCGTCGTCCACGGCCCCGCCCGTGGGAGTGGGGATGAGGGTGTACTGGGCGCCCGCTGTCCGGATGTCGAGGGCCTCTGCGTTGTTGGTGAGGACATGCTGGAGAAATTTGAGGGCCCCCTTGCCCCGGACGATGAACCGGCCCATATGGGATACGTCAAAGAGTCCGGCCCCCTTCCGGGTGGCCAGGTGTTCTCCAATAATGCCGGTCGGATACAAAACGGGCATGTCCCAGCCCCCGAATTCCACCATTTTGGCGCCCAAGGCCACGTGTCGATCGTGGAACAGCGTTTTTTTCAGTTCGGTCATGGATTCTCTCCTTATTCGTCGAATGCCCTTGAAGGGAACTTGGGGCAGGCCGTGTCAAGGCTGGAATTGCTATATCAGGCCTGACAAATTTCGTCAACAGGAGAAAAGGGCGGCCTTGGCAATTGCATTTTATGGGAATGATATGGTAAACAATCTCAACTGAAAAGCGGTGGAAGAGGCTTGGCTGAAAGCTCAAAGCTGAAAGCGACCTCAATCAGGCGCTGGTACGCCCCCTGTTTGTAGTGTGCCCGTCAGGGCATGGGGTCGGCAACAGAACGCCCAGCTGCAGCCTTTTTGAACCGGGGCAACCCGCATCTAACGAGCAACGAGTAACCAGTAACCGGCAACCAGCAACGAGGAGAAACCACCATGAAGGAAATCAGTGAACTCAACCTGCCGGACGATCTCCGGTATGCACAAGACCATGAATGGGCCAGAATCGAAGGGGACACGGTCCGGGTGGGCCTGGACGACTATGCCCAGGACCAGCTGGGCGATATCGTGTTTGTGGAACTGCCCCAGGTGGGGGCTGCGTTTAAGAAAGGGGCTGAATTCTCAACCGTAGAATCGGTCAAGGCCGTGGTGGAGTGCTACCTTCCGGTTTCCGGAAAAATCACCGCGGTCAACAAGGCCCTGGAGGACGCCCCGGAACTGGTGAACCAGAGCCCCTACGGGGACGGCTGGTTTGTGGAGGTGAGCCCGGACGATATATCGGAGTGGGACACCCTTATGACGGCCGAGGCGTGCCTCGAAAAGCTGAAAGGAGCGGCGTAAATGCACTATCTGCCCCATACCGATGAAGATATCCAGGCCATGCTTCAGGTGGTGGGTGTGGATCATCTGGATGATCTCTTTTCAACCGTCCCTGAGGATTGCCGTGTAAAGACCCCCTTGAATCTCCCGGATTCCCTGAGTGAGTGGGAATTGAACGACCATATGGAGGTTCTTGCCGGAGGCATGGCGGCAGGGCAGGGATACCAGACGTTTATCGGAGCCGGAAGGTATGAGCATTTTATCCCGGCATCCGTATCCTATCTCCTGGGCCGGTCCGAATTTGTGACCTCCTACACCCCGTATCAGCCTGAAATGAGCCAGGGGACCCTTCAGGCCGTCTACGAGTATCAGACCCTGGCGGCCCGGCTTATGGGCATGGAGGTGGCCACTGCGTCCCACTACGACGGCGCCACGGCCCTGGCCGAGTCGCTGCTCATGGCCGTTCGGGTGACCGGCCGCACACGGGTGGCCGTGTCCCGCCTGGTCCATCCTTTGTACCGACAGACCGTTCAGACCTACTTCGAGCCCACCGGTTATGAGGTGGTGGAACTTCCTTATCTCCCCGACGGCACGACCGATCTTGGTGGACTGGAACGGATCGATGACCTG
It includes:
- the gcvT gene encoding glycine cleavage system aminomethyltransferase GcvT — encoded protein: MTELKKTLFHDRHVALGAKMVEFGGWDMPVLYPTGIIGEHLATRKGAGLFDVSHMGRFIVRGKGALKFLQHVLTNNAEALDIRTAGAQYTLIPTPTGGAVDDAYLYRFVEEEYLLVVNAANREKDWDHLVPLSREFDDVELTDQSEGIVMLALQGPRSRALMEEIITAGRLPEPMRNAVSQVTVSGALVKVSRTGYTGEPLCFELFADRKDGLMLWDLILSRGATPIGLGARDTLRLEAGLPLYGHELGHDRDGREIPAMACPLSRFAVSFSPLKGDFIGREALTRQQAALKHILSGDFSTIQNLPRMIRHLAVIGRGIAREGATLFKGNKEVGYVTSGTAVPLWRVEGEGLESRLVEEHELRSIALCYIDSDIPDAERLSVEIRGKRVDAVVVPFHMRSEAPPYARPILLDYSPAGHDLPSNDRPSLARRLMEKAVRNTVWRQQECINLIPSEMTLSPMARLLSVMDPAFRYAEHRKSPAFYQADIFYYQGTRFIGEVEELVEREMKAFLGCGEVETRLISGQMANTAVFSAMVDYLNRADRKQEPRRIRQVMNNHIGKGGHLSAQPMGALKDYVARDPRTERPAVVNFPVLVDNPFRMDVPATLKLIDRYRPELIIFGKSMILHKEPVSEIRQFLDDQGIPSIVMYDMAHVLGLIGPHFQEPFAEGADLVTGSTHKTYFGTQRGVVGCAFEEQDERYPLWESLLRRAFPGSVSNHHLGTLLGLLMAAYEMNHFKDAYQPMVIANAKAFARALKETGLEVAGDPDIDFTETHQVVVDVGYSRGPEIADRLEANNIICNYQANTDEEGFTASGALRLGVSEMTRFGMAPADFQALAQLMHDVIVNNAGVLDQVLKLREQFRELRFCFKGDEYEDLIQGLHQLIA
- the gcvH gene encoding glycine cleavage system protein GcvH, giving the protein MKEISELNLPDDLRYAQDHEWARIEGDTVRVGLDDYAQDQLGDIVFVELPQVGAAFKKGAEFSTVESVKAVVECYLPVSGKITAVNKALEDAPELVNQSPYGDGWFVEVSPDDISEWDTLMTAEACLEKLKGAA